From the Bacteroidales bacterium genome, the window ATCGTTGCTCAAATTATAAGTGTAGGTTTAGCTCTTTATTTTCTAGGTGGTTTAAATTATGTAGATTTTGGATTTACAGAAACCAGATTTTCTATTCTTTTGACCCCCCTCGCCTTCTTAGGTATATTGTGGATGATAAATCTCTACAATTTTATGGATGGTATTGATGGATTTGCCGCCTTGGAAACAGCATTTATTTCCTTATTTCTCTTCCTATTTGCAGGAGCAAGTTATAATCTTTTACTCCTTGCAGCCATTTTGGGTTTTTTAATTTGGAATTGGCCAAAAGCTAAAATTTATATGGGAGATACAGGAAGTACACTTATTGGATTTACTTTTGGTGTACTTTTAATACGCTATCAAAATACCGGACAACTCAACCTGTTTACGGCTTTAATACCAATTTCCCTCTTTTGGTTTGATGCCAGCCTTACCCTCTTCCGCCGTTGGCGCAATAAAGAAAAACTTTCGGTTGCACATAAAAAGCATGCCTATCAACGTTTGGTACAAAGTGGTTTTTCACATCAAAAGGTAGTGCTTTGGAGTCTAATGGTAAATGGAATCCTCTTTGCTTTAGCTTGGGGAGCCTATACATTCCCTAAATTTGTGTTATTATTTTTTGGAGTGGCCTTGGTCTTACTTTATGGAATTACAAGGTGGGTGGATAAGAGAAAGGCGTTTAAGAAGAAGATTAGTGGAGAATAGTGTGAGGGTAAGAAATAAGAGCATAATGCGACAAAAAATAATTGAGTAATTGGGTAAAACAAAAGAGTCTCATAGATCCCGTATACACACTTCCTTCACACGGGGACAAGTAAGACCACAAATGCTTTCGCAGATTATCGCAGAGAAGAGATAAAGATTTTTTGATATGTATTTTGATAATTTTATTTGCGAAAATCAGCGTCTTTTATCAGCGGAAATCAGCGAGAAACAAGGAATAATTACA encodes:
- a CDS encoding glycosyltransferase family 4 protein, which produces MIRISPFLGNVDRPNSRRQSSSVMPTAGGIAIAGTWYIGIFYLLYIGSINSALVKALLSGLILVVVGLVDDIFEIKPGIRIVAQIISVGLALYFLGGLNYVDFGFTETRFSILLTPLAFLGILWMINLYNFMDGIDGFAALETAFISLFLFLFAGASYNLLLLAAILGFLIWNWPKAKIYMGDTGSTLIGFTFGVLLIRYQNTGQLNLFTALIPISLFWFDASLTLFRRWRNKEKLSVAHKKHAYQRLVQSGFSHQKVVLWSLMVNGILFALAWGAYTFPKFVLLFFGVALVLLYGITRWVDKRKAFKKKISGE